Proteins encoded by one window of Candidatus Sumerlaea chitinivorans:
- a CDS encoding D-aminoacylase has translation MVAQCLRLISYRPRWQLDPSSLKGRDDAMAAAENLTLITNARICDGTGTPIFDGQVLIAGERIAEVLPADVPAPRADQILDAGKRILAPGFIDVHSHSDLTALAMPESESKITQGITTEIVGNCGESAFPLSQRLREEFARSYADLGIEFAWRDAHEYFDQLERARPTVNVASFVGHGNVRASVMGFEDRPPTADELKAMKQEVEKAIDAGAWGLSTGLIYPPGMFAPTEELVELTRTAARHGGMMASHIRGEGDRLLEAAREFLDIARAAEAPSQFSHLKASGPRNWGKVAQVIEWIEEHNRLGPLVRFDRYPYTASSTDLSSLLPPWVLDGGRERALERLADAATRQRIRHEMETDYGPEAPWDRILIASIHAEEYRHFGGHSIAEIAQAKGMDPLDAFFAMLTASELNATICSFTMSETDMDLVLTHPWCMVCTDARSLGAKFAETYVPHPRGFGAFPRFLQRFVREKHLLSLEEAVRKMTSLAADTFGLHERGRIAPHYFADLVLFDPETVSDNSEFGRPPKLASGISHVFVNGVLTVAEGRLTGQRAGRVLRRKNS, from the coding sequence GTGGTTGCCCAGTGTCTGCGGTTGATTTCCTACCGCCCGCGCTGGCAGCTTGATCCAAGTTCACTGAAAGGACGCGACGACGCCATGGCTGCGGCTGAGAACCTCACGCTAATCACCAACGCCCGGATCTGCGATGGGACGGGGACACCAATATTTGACGGGCAAGTGCTCATCGCCGGCGAACGCATAGCAGAAGTCCTGCCGGCCGATGTCCCAGCACCTCGAGCGGATCAGATATTGGATGCTGGAAAACGCATTCTCGCGCCCGGCTTCATCGATGTCCATTCGCACAGCGACCTCACCGCTCTGGCCATGCCAGAGAGCGAATCCAAGATCACACAGGGCATCACGACCGAAATCGTGGGCAATTGCGGCGAAAGCGCATTTCCGCTGTCGCAGCGCTTGCGTGAGGAGTTCGCGCGCTCCTACGCTGACTTGGGCATCGAGTTTGCGTGGCGCGACGCCCACGAGTACTTCGACCAACTTGAGAGGGCGCGCCCCACTGTGAATGTGGCATCGTTCGTGGGCCATGGCAACGTGCGCGCCTCCGTGATGGGTTTTGAGGATCGCCCCCCCACCGCCGACGAGCTCAAAGCCATGAAGCAAGAAGTGGAAAAGGCGATTGACGCCGGTGCATGGGGCCTATCCACCGGTCTCATTTACCCTCCCGGAATGTTTGCACCCACCGAGGAACTTGTGGAACTCACGCGGACCGCCGCTCGCCACGGCGGGATGATGGCTTCCCATATTCGTGGGGAAGGCGACCGCCTCCTGGAGGCTGCACGCGAGTTTCTCGACATCGCACGCGCCGCGGAAGCCCCCAGCCAGTTCAGTCACCTGAAAGCCTCTGGCCCGCGCAACTGGGGCAAGGTCGCCCAAGTCATCGAGTGGATCGAGGAGCACAATCGGCTCGGCCCGCTCGTGCGCTTCGACCGTTACCCGTACACTGCTTCAAGCACTGATCTCTCGTCGTTGCTCCCCCCGTGGGTTCTTGATGGTGGGCGAGAGCGCGCACTCGAACGCCTCGCCGACGCCGCTACTCGCCAGCGGATTCGCCACGAAATGGAAACCGACTATGGCCCGGAGGCACCGTGGGATCGCATTCTCATCGCGAGCATCCACGCTGAGGAATACCGACATTTCGGCGGACACTCGATCGCAGAAATCGCGCAGGCAAAAGGCATGGATCCACTCGATGCCTTCTTCGCCATGCTTACGGCTTCCGAGTTGAACGCCACCATCTGTAGCTTCACGATGAGCGAAACGGACATGGACCTCGTCCTCACCCATCCGTGGTGCATGGTGTGCACGGACGCGCGAAGCTTGGGAGCAAAGTTTGCAGAAACCTACGTCCCACACCCACGCGGTTTCGGTGCCTTTCCCCGATTTCTCCAGCGCTTCGTGCGCGAAAAACACCTGCTAAGTCTCGAGGAAGCCGTGCGCAAGATGACCAGCCTCGCAGCGGACACTTTCGGGTTGCACGAGCGCGGCCGCATTGCACCCCATTATTTCGCCGACCTCGTGCTCTTTGATCCCGAAACCGTTTCCGACAACTCCGAATTCGGCCGTCCCCCCAAGCTCGCTTCGGGCATTTCCCACGTCTTTGTGAATGGGGTCCTCACGGTGGCCGAGGGACGCCTCACCGGTCAGCGTGCCGGACGAGTCCTGCGCCGCAAAAATAGTTGA
- a CDS encoding Acetylornithine deacetylase yields the protein MSTAQQRGLMDKVLQFFEDHREQILHDLFDFLKIPSISNLSEHKPDIRRAAEWLCAHFKAIGLDAAIHETDGHPVVFAQWCKAPVGAPTVLVYGHYDVQPVEPLEEWTSPPFEPTIRDGNMVGRGTSDDKGQVFTHVKAVHAWLATTGALPINVKFLIEGEEEIGSPNLPKWLEANRELVAADVVVISDTAQFGPDLPSICTGLRGIAAFEIEIQTASSDLHSGSFGGAVPNAIEVLTRLLTALHTPDGRVDVPGFYDDVAEPSDEEKASWKALPFCEQEFLATAGAKATWGESDRSILERLWSRPTLEFVGISGGYQGQGHKGIVPARALAKCSARLVPNQDPAKVIEAVRRRVQALCPPYAELHWRAGHGTPAVSIPTDSKWVKAAVQALEAGFGRAPVFIREGGSISIVTRFVRDLAMPCLLLGFGLPDDRIHSPNEKFRLEDFVRGMRTSAHLLAKLAEDRAPAVVLGQQLALQDEMH from the coding sequence TTGTCCACCGCGCAGCAGCGTGGGCTCATGGACAAAGTGCTGCAATTTTTCGAAGACCATCGCGAGCAGATCCTCCATGACCTGTTCGATTTTTTGAAGATCCCATCCATCAGCAATCTCAGCGAGCACAAACCCGACATTCGCCGGGCTGCAGAGTGGCTCTGCGCTCACTTCAAGGCCATCGGGCTCGACGCAGCAATTCACGAGACGGATGGGCATCCCGTCGTTTTCGCGCAGTGGTGTAAAGCTCCGGTCGGCGCCCCCACCGTGCTCGTCTACGGCCACTACGACGTGCAACCGGTGGAGCCTCTGGAAGAGTGGACCTCGCCACCGTTCGAGCCCACGATTCGCGACGGCAATATGGTGGGGCGCGGCACCAGCGACGACAAGGGGCAGGTCTTTACCCACGTCAAAGCCGTACACGCGTGGCTTGCCACAACAGGCGCGCTGCCGATCAACGTAAAGTTTCTCATCGAGGGCGAAGAAGAAATCGGGAGCCCGAATCTACCCAAATGGCTCGAGGCAAATCGCGAGCTTGTGGCAGCAGACGTCGTCGTCATTTCGGACACCGCGCAGTTCGGCCCCGACCTGCCCTCCATCTGCACGGGGCTCCGCGGGATCGCTGCCTTCGAAATTGAAATCCAGACGGCCTCGAGCGACCTGCACTCCGGTTCTTTCGGTGGCGCTGTCCCCAATGCCATCGAGGTACTGACGCGTCTGCTAACGGCCTTACACACCCCCGATGGCCGTGTGGATGTGCCCGGCTTCTACGACGATGTCGCGGAGCCCTCCGACGAAGAAAAGGCTTCGTGGAAAGCACTGCCTTTCTGCGAACAGGAGTTCTTGGCGACCGCCGGTGCAAAGGCCACGTGGGGTGAATCCGATCGCTCGATCCTTGAACGCCTGTGGAGTCGCCCTACCTTGGAATTCGTGGGCATCAGCGGCGGCTATCAAGGCCAAGGCCACAAGGGCATTGTGCCCGCCCGCGCCCTGGCAAAATGCAGCGCGCGTCTCGTCCCGAACCAAGACCCTGCCAAAGTGATCGAGGCAGTTCGCCGGCGCGTCCAAGCTCTGTGCCCGCCCTACGCTGAGCTCCACTGGCGGGCGGGCCACGGCACACCGGCTGTCAGCATCCCCACCGACAGCAAGTGGGTAAAGGCCGCCGTGCAAGCTCTCGAAGCGGGGTTTGGTCGTGCTCCCGTGTTCATCCGCGAAGGCGGCTCAATTTCCATCGTGACGCGCTTCGTGCGCGACCTTGCCATGCCGTGCCTGCTCCTTGGCTTCGGGCTACCCGACGACCGCATCCACAGCCCGAACGAGAAATTCCGCCTCGAGGATTTTGTACGTGGAATGCGCACGAGTGCCCACTTGCTGGCAAAACTCGCAGAGGATCGCGCCCCCGCAGTCGTCTTGGGGCAGCAACTCGCGTTGCAGGATGAGATGCACTGA
- a CDS encoding putative transcriptional regulator of 4-carboxymuconolactone decarboxylase, Rrf2 family, producing the protein MLTQTTENALRALLYLAGQSTTQFIPPRQIATVLGASPTYMAKILNQLVKADILRSQRGPLGGVRLARSPRAITLLDVFEACQGVLRGDYCDQVPPEDLPKTCAFHQAMDEIDRAIRRILRRWSLADFLSQPGPAKNSGLRSRCKFMLPTDGTAPTFQHRRTSR; encoded by the coding sequence ATGCTAACCCAGACGACAGAAAACGCTCTTCGCGCCCTACTCTACCTTGCAGGGCAATCGACTACGCAGTTTATTCCCCCGCGGCAAATTGCAACCGTGCTTGGTGCAAGTCCGACCTACATGGCGAAGATCCTCAATCAGCTCGTCAAAGCGGATATCTTGCGGTCCCAACGCGGGCCACTCGGAGGGGTGCGCCTGGCTCGTTCCCCACGCGCGATCACTCTGCTCGATGTCTTCGAGGCATGCCAAGGTGTACTTCGCGGTGACTACTGCGATCAAGTTCCTCCAGAAGATCTGCCGAAAACCTGCGCGTTCCACCAAGCCATGGACGAAATTGATCGTGCCATTCGTCGCATCTTGCGACGCTGGTCACTTGCCGATTTCCTCTCGCAGCCGGGTCCGGCAAAAAACAGCGGCTTGCGCTCGCGCTGCAAGTTTATGCTCCCGACAGACGGTACTGCACCAACCTTTCAGCATAGGAGAACATCTCGATGA
- a CDS encoding N-acetylglucosamine-1-phosphate uridyltransferase produces the protein MKGLVAIILAAGQGTRMYSGLPKVLHNVAGQPMLDHVLEAVQALEPDKIFVVTGFMAEMVREHVGKRAICVNQARRLGTAHAVRQVVPYLEDFKGDVLITVGDTPLIRTETLRELVKRRRAHQVAVTVLTTELENPTGYGRIVRNRDGTVRKIVEEKDTNIYEAAIKEINTGIYVFDCQKLIRALARVRNNNAQHEYYLTDTIEILGKMGEEVEAMVAEDPTETLGVNSRADLAKAESILRRRIAYAVMEQGVTVIDPATTYIDKQVRIGKDSIIHPFTMLTGKVEIGEQCEIGPHVHVADSRIGHSAHLRFCSITQAELGNHVTVGPYALIRPGSRIADHTHIGTFVEVTRSDIGEGCDILHLSYIADATIGNGVSIGTGSVTVNFDGKTKRRTVIGDNVFLGSNTQLVAPVTVEAGARFAHSATLTGHVASNSSQESSSSAQREAKAARRASAAAKAIPKKSAKKKRPNK, from the coding sequence ATGAAGGGATTGGTCGCAATCATCTTGGCTGCCGGGCAAGGCACTCGCATGTACTCGGGATTGCCGAAGGTGCTGCACAATGTCGCTGGGCAGCCGATGCTGGATCATGTGCTTGAGGCGGTTCAGGCGCTCGAGCCAGACAAGATTTTTGTGGTGACCGGTTTCATGGCGGAAATGGTGCGTGAGCACGTTGGCAAGCGCGCCATCTGCGTGAATCAGGCGCGGCGTCTCGGAACTGCGCACGCCGTACGGCAGGTGGTTCCCTATCTTGAGGATTTCAAGGGCGATGTTCTCATCACGGTGGGCGATACTCCGCTGATTCGCACCGAAACCCTGCGGGAATTGGTGAAGCGCCGGCGCGCTCACCAAGTGGCCGTGACGGTGCTCACGACGGAGCTGGAGAATCCCACAGGTTACGGGCGCATCGTGCGCAACCGCGATGGAACCGTGCGCAAAATCGTGGAGGAAAAGGACACCAACATCTACGAAGCGGCCATCAAGGAGATCAACACAGGCATCTACGTATTCGACTGCCAAAAGCTGATCCGAGCTTTGGCGCGCGTGCGCAACAACAACGCGCAGCATGAGTATTACCTGACCGACACAATCGAGATCCTCGGCAAAATGGGGGAAGAAGTGGAGGCAATGGTTGCCGAAGACCCCACGGAAACGCTCGGTGTCAACTCGCGCGCGGATCTTGCAAAGGCCGAGAGTATCTTGCGGCGGCGCATCGCTTACGCGGTGATGGAGCAAGGGGTCACGGTAATTGATCCTGCGACCACGTACATTGATAAGCAGGTGCGCATCGGCAAGGATTCGATCATTCACCCCTTCACGATGCTCACCGGCAAGGTGGAGATCGGCGAGCAGTGCGAAATCGGTCCGCATGTGCATGTCGCCGACAGCCGCATTGGTCACAGTGCGCATTTACGGTTCTGCTCGATCACGCAAGCCGAGCTGGGCAATCACGTGACTGTAGGTCCTTACGCGCTTATCCGCCCGGGGTCTCGCATTGCGGATCACACGCACATTGGGACGTTTGTGGAAGTCACGCGCAGTGACATAGGGGAAGGCTGCGACATTCTGCACCTGAGCTACATTGCGGATGCGACGATTGGCAATGGCGTCTCGATCGGTACGGGAAGCGTGACGGTCAACTTTGATGGCAAGACCAAGCGGCGCACAGTGATTGGCGATAACGTATTCCTCGGCAGCAACACGCAACTTGTGGCCCCAGTGACGGTTGAGGCAGGCGCACGGTTTGCCCACAGCGCGACGCTGACGGGTCACGTTGCGAGCAATTCGTCGCAAGAGTCCTCTTCGAGTGCCCAGCGTGAGGCTAAAGCCGCGCGCCGCGCATCCGCGGCCGCAAAGGCTATCCCGAAAAAAAGCGCAAAGAAGAAACGCCCCAACAAATAA
- a CDS encoding Phosphotransferase system, phosphocarrier protein HPr has product MSTTARREVTILNNAGLHLRPAAAFVQAANKFKNTDVYVISDEKRVNGKSIMGLVMLAAGKGTKLTIECVGDQSEEAADTLAQLIENHFGMDT; this is encoded by the coding sequence ATGAGCACAACTGCACGCAGAGAAGTCACAATTCTAAATAATGCTGGGCTTCACCTTCGGCCAGCAGCTGCATTTGTCCAAGCCGCTAACAAGTTCAAAAACACAGATGTTTATGTCATTAGCGACGAGAAGCGCGTGAACGGCAAAAGCATCATGGGGTTGGTGATGTTGGCTGCCGGCAAAGGCACGAAACTCACCATTGAGTGTGTGGGCGATCAAAGCGAGGAGGCGGCGGACACGCTGGCGCAGCTCATCGAAAACCATTTTGGCATGGATACGTGA
- a CDS encoding Nitric oxide-dependent regulator DnrN or NorA, with product MSAPELNHPFSALPADAADRLALLALGVDPSLDANRPLREIYEELAVDPNQWESVRNAHTTPCDVCWQTVGYSELIQHIESVHHTYLRLELPRLQTLLHRAINREPSPIALPLRTALEAFVSLKAEIEMHLMKEEQILFPMIRELEHATGPVAFHCGSLRNPVGVMMMEHESAKNALRTIRDSLDQLPPPETLSLLVRGTAAALKRLEADLYQHIREEDDILFPRAIALEDERNF from the coding sequence ATGAGCGCGCCCGAACTAAACCACCCCTTCTCTGCTTTGCCCGCGGACGCGGCCGATCGCCTTGCGCTTCTTGCTCTTGGAGTGGACCCGTCGCTCGACGCGAATCGCCCTCTGCGCGAGATTTATGAGGAACTTGCCGTAGACCCCAATCAGTGGGAGAGCGTGCGCAACGCGCACACAACTCCGTGCGACGTTTGTTGGCAGACCGTTGGCTACAGCGAATTGATCCAACACATCGAGTCGGTTCATCACACCTATCTCCGGCTTGAGTTGCCGCGGCTTCAGACGCTACTGCATCGCGCCATCAACCGCGAGCCATCACCGATTGCCCTGCCTCTGCGCACCGCACTTGAAGCATTTGTTTCGCTCAAAGCCGAGATCGAAATGCATCTCATGAAAGAGGAGCAAATTCTCTTTCCCATGATTCGCGAGCTCGAACACGCCACTGGCCCCGTTGCCTTTCATTGTGGCTCTCTACGCAACCCCGTTGGCGTGATGATGATGGAACACGAGTCCGCCAAGAACGCCTTGCGCACGATCCGTGACTCACTCGACCAACTGCCGCCGCCCGAAACGCTCTCGCTCCTTGTTCGTGGCACAGCGGCTGCACTCAAGCGCCTTGAGGCGGATCTCTACCAACACATCCGAGAGGAAGATGACATCCTCTTTCCACGGGCGATTGCTCTGGAGGATGAACGGAATTTCTAA
- a CDS encoding Ribonucleotide reductase of class II (coenzyme B12-dependent), whose amino-acid sequence MTTLNAQNFELTRADGELEVPQFTRNALVVLEKRYLIKDDNGQPIETPQGMLWRVASNIAEAERNFVASKHRYEEFRDKFYRVMARCEFMPNSPTLMNAGKGRPQQLSACFVIPVEDSIDSIFDAVKHAAIIHKTGGGTGFAFSRLRPKNDRVRSTKGVSSGPVSFMKVFNAATEAIKQGGTRRGANMGILRVDHPDILEFIECKADMVSVTNFNISVGLTEKFMEAVFRGEDYELVNPKNGKVVGKLNAAMVFDKMVENAWRNGDPGIIFLDRINRDNPTPHLGEMESTNPCGEQPLLPYEACNLGSINLAKMVKRVPASVGSSGVSEISCDGYISRNLLNDGTCWIVDWDKLAETVHLCIRFLDDVIEMSDFPLPSITNIVKFGNRKIGLGVMGFADLLYLLGIPYNSQQAVDLGERLMAFIQKHAAQASEELAQERGPFGNFPQSVFCDPSHPWYNGGKPRRNATVTTIAPTGTISIIAGCSSGIEPYFAICFYRRVLDGAELVEIHPFFEEVARKRGFFSEALMKEIALRGSIQEIAEIPADVREVFVTSHDVSPKWHLEHQAAFQRHTENAVSKTVNFPNSATREDVAEVYKLAYLKGCKGVTIYRDGSRDVQVLNIGLGSKKTEKATATPEPNGNKAAGNGHNGKESPQSSGTKPTPSGITITAGSARIAIKPMTSTGSSEPSGHFLRRFRTDADPEHLARIARESTLYLTDGKGVRIPLQLVHQEGSLGSKNVQLVIEATDAQQVEVSTTAPATPRCPECGSAMTMGEGCQTCHQCGYSKCG is encoded by the coding sequence ATGACCACGCTCAACGCACAGAACTTCGAGCTTACACGTGCCGACGGTGAGCTCGAAGTGCCCCAGTTCACCCGCAATGCACTTGTCGTGCTCGAAAAGCGCTACCTCATCAAGGACGACAACGGCCAGCCCATCGAAACCCCACAAGGGATGTTGTGGCGGGTCGCCTCGAACATCGCGGAGGCCGAGCGCAACTTCGTCGCCAGCAAACACCGCTACGAGGAGTTCCGCGACAAGTTCTACCGCGTCATGGCGCGTTGCGAGTTCATGCCCAACTCGCCCACGCTCATGAATGCGGGCAAGGGCCGTCCGCAGCAGCTTTCCGCCTGCTTCGTCATTCCCGTCGAAGATTCGATCGACTCGATTTTCGACGCGGTGAAGCACGCCGCCATCATCCACAAAACCGGCGGTGGCACGGGCTTCGCCTTCTCACGCCTGCGCCCCAAGAACGACCGCGTCCGCTCCACGAAAGGAGTTTCGAGCGGCCCCGTTTCATTCATGAAGGTCTTTAACGCCGCCACTGAAGCCATCAAGCAAGGTGGCACGCGCCGCGGCGCCAATATGGGTATCCTGCGCGTGGATCACCCCGACATCCTCGAGTTCATCGAGTGCAAGGCCGACATGGTGTCCGTAACGAACTTCAACATCTCGGTCGGCCTCACCGAGAAATTCATGGAAGCCGTGTTCCGCGGCGAGGACTACGAGCTTGTGAACCCGAAAAACGGCAAAGTGGTCGGCAAGCTCAACGCGGCAATGGTCTTCGACAAAATGGTCGAGAACGCGTGGCGCAATGGCGATCCGGGCATCATTTTCCTCGACCGCATCAACCGCGACAACCCCACACCTCACCTCGGCGAGATGGAGAGCACAAACCCCTGCGGCGAGCAACCGCTTCTGCCCTACGAGGCGTGCAATCTCGGCTCCATCAATCTCGCCAAAATGGTGAAACGTGTTCCTGCGTCTGTGGGCTCTTCCGGCGTCAGCGAAATCTCCTGTGACGGCTACATCTCCCGCAACCTGCTCAACGATGGCACCTGCTGGATCGTAGACTGGGACAAGCTGGCAGAGACGGTGCATCTCTGCATTCGGTTCCTCGATGACGTGATCGAAATGTCGGACTTCCCGCTCCCGAGCATCACCAACATCGTCAAGTTCGGCAACCGCAAGATTGGGCTGGGTGTGATGGGATTCGCCGATCTCCTCTATTTGCTCGGCATTCCCTACAACAGCCAGCAAGCGGTCGACCTTGGCGAGCGTTTGATGGCGTTTATCCAGAAGCATGCTGCTCAGGCGTCGGAAGAGCTCGCACAGGAACGCGGTCCATTCGGCAACTTCCCACAGTCAGTTTTCTGCGACCCATCGCATCCGTGGTACAATGGGGGCAAACCCCGCCGCAATGCCACGGTCACGACCATCGCACCCACGGGCACGATTTCCATTATCGCGGGTTGCTCAAGCGGCATCGAGCCATACTTCGCCATTTGCTTCTACCGACGCGTGCTCGACGGCGCGGAGCTGGTGGAAATTCACCCATTCTTCGAGGAAGTTGCCCGCAAGCGTGGCTTCTTTAGCGAGGCTTTGATGAAAGAAATCGCGCTGCGCGGGTCGATCCAAGAGATCGCAGAAATCCCCGCCGACGTGCGTGAGGTCTTCGTCACCTCCCACGACGTCTCGCCCAAATGGCACCTCGAACATCAGGCGGCTTTCCAGCGCCACACGGAAAACGCGGTCTCCAAGACCGTGAACTTCCCGAACTCCGCGACGCGCGAGGACGTGGCCGAGGTCTACAAGCTCGCCTACCTCAAGGGGTGCAAGGGCGTGACGATTTACCGCGACGGCTCGCGCGACGTGCAGGTGCTCAATATCGGCCTCGGCTCGAAAAAGACCGAAAAGGCAACTGCCACGCCCGAGCCAAATGGCAACAAAGCCGCGGGCAATGGCCACAACGGCAAGGAGTCCCCGCAAAGCTCCGGCACCAAGCCCACCCCGTCGGGGATCACGATCACCGCTGGCTCCGCACGCATTGCGATTAAGCCGATGACATCCACCGGCTCCAGCGAGCCGAGCGGGCATTTCCTGCGGCGATTCCGGACAGATGCGGATCCGGAGCACCTTGCCCGCATCGCTCGCGAATCCACACTTTACCTGACCGACGGTAAAGGCGTCCGGATCCCGCTTCAACTTGTGCACCAAGAAGGAAGTTTAGGCTCCAAGAACGTGCAGTTGGTCATCGAGGCCACGGATGCCCAACAAGTCGAGGTTTCCACTACCGCGCCAGCCACACCGCGGTGCCCAGAGTGTGGCAGCGCAATGACTATGGGCGAGGGCTGTCAGACTTGCCACCAATGTGGGTACTCAAAATGCGGATAA
- a CDS encoding High-affinity branched-chain amino acid transport system permease protein LivH, translating to METRKGSTGWKAASIWLGGFVAFALFVILNKDLATFLRYLLLGLPQGAVIALIAVGYSMVYGIIQLINFAHGEVFMFATYFVLMFLVAPETPDAVGPRLITAFVALLVWCALWVALEPWGRARLSGGAGEERSRGRGLVRAGLATTGAVLVAGLVLALLPKYGGKPVVPFFVAYALAIGFAACLGVTMDLLAYRPLRASPRLIPLITAIGLSLFLQNIAQATWGSASRFFPADVTPAIFSGKRVPIVRIGDTQLDMSQLDALILVLAVSLMVIVQLFILRTRAGKAMRACAQDRTTAALMGIHVDRFVALAFALGAGLAAVVAPLYVLRGSPIYPQMGYIVGILAFASAVLGGIGNITGAMLGGMIIGIIYSFVPLFDAFDTFRIFGWLEEMGWITRAGYERFVTEFGRPGQYQLGVAYAFMILVIVFKPTGLLGKTSAKRA from the coding sequence GTGGAAACTCGCAAAGGCTCGACTGGATGGAAAGCTGCCTCGATTTGGTTGGGGGGCTTTGTAGCGTTTGCGCTGTTTGTGATACTGAATAAAGACCTTGCCACCTTCTTGCGCTACCTGCTGCTGGGGTTACCGCAAGGGGCAGTGATCGCGCTAATTGCGGTGGGCTATTCGATGGTCTACGGCATTATTCAGCTCATCAACTTTGCCCATGGCGAGGTCTTCATGTTTGCCACGTACTTTGTGCTGATGTTTCTCGTCGCTCCTGAGACACCCGATGCAGTGGGGCCACGCTTGATCACCGCTTTTGTGGCGTTGCTCGTGTGGTGTGCATTGTGGGTGGCGCTTGAGCCATGGGGGCGTGCCAGACTCTCGGGAGGTGCAGGCGAGGAGCGTTCGCGTGGGCGTGGCTTGGTGCGGGCTGGCCTTGCCACGACGGGTGCCGTACTTGTGGCTGGTCTTGTGCTTGCGCTCCTGCCCAAGTACGGGGGCAAACCCGTTGTGCCGTTTTTCGTGGCCTATGCCTTAGCGATTGGTTTTGCGGCGTGCTTGGGTGTGACCATGGACTTGCTGGCGTATCGGCCATTGCGCGCTTCGCCAAGGCTCATTCCACTGATTACGGCGATTGGTCTGTCGCTCTTTCTGCAAAATATCGCGCAGGCGACGTGGGGGTCCGCGAGCCGGTTTTTCCCAGCAGATGTGACGCCAGCGATCTTTTCAGGCAAGCGCGTGCCGATCGTGCGCATTGGCGACACGCAACTCGACATGTCGCAGCTCGACGCTTTGATCTTGGTGCTGGCGGTCAGCCTCATGGTGATTGTGCAGCTGTTCATCCTCCGCACACGTGCGGGCAAGGCGATGCGGGCCTGTGCGCAGGATCGGACGACGGCTGCACTCATGGGAATTCACGTGGATCGCTTCGTGGCGCTCGCGTTCGCCTTGGGGGCGGGGCTCGCAGCTGTTGTGGCTCCTCTCTATGTCCTCCGAGGCTCGCCGATTTATCCCCAGATGGGCTATATCGTCGGCATTCTGGCGTTTGCCAGTGCGGTGCTCGGGGGCATTGGAAACATCACCGGCGCGATGCTTGGCGGAATGATCATCGGCATCATTTATAGCTTCGTGCCGCTCTTTGATGCGTTCGACACTTTCCGCATTTTCGGCTGGCTGGAGGAGATGGGCTGGATCACGCGTGCGGGCTACGAACGATTCGTGACGGAATTTGGGCGCCCCGGCCAATACCAACTCGGGGTGGCGTACGCATTCATGATTTTGGTGATTGTGTTCAAACCCACCGGACTTCTTGGGAAAACGAGTGCAAAACGAGCATGA